ACAATACAGGATAACAATTAACACAATCAATACAGGCACAACTAATACCAACAATTGGTTAACCAATTTTTGATTCCGGACATCTTCTTCTAATCTCCCAAGCCTCCAATCAAAGTTCATCTTCACTTCATGATTATCTCCATAAGATTCTGGTTTCTCAACTGCTTCATCCTGTGCAGTATCTGCCCACACAAAAAGCCCACACCATCTCTTTCCACTTGTCTGTAATCAAGCAAACATGTAACATGCTCAAACTTCagggaagaagaacaagagaagaACAGTCAGGTAGGAAGGAACAATCATAACAACACAAGTAATACTGATAACTCACATTATAATTGGGACAACCAAAAAATGGTTTATTTGGGTTTGAATCTGTCCCAGACCACCTGAGAACTGGCCGGCAGCCGCAACCGCACCATTCCGGCACCCCGGATCTTCTGCTCCTGCTTTGCGTTCTCGTCCGAAGGCCACTGCACGGTGAACTAATAGAGCTTCCAACTCTAGTGCTTCCACCACCCATCATGGATATTCACTTCCAGCTCCAggaacaacagcaacaacaaaaatggaaaaagaacgatgaagaagaagaagaaattaacTTACTGAACATTTGGAAATTTAGGGTTAAATATAGGGGGAGGGACCACATTGGGTATAAATTGAAACTATGCCAGCTCAACTAGCCGTTGGCACCATCCAGCGTGGCAAAACGAGGCCACGTCAGCTACTTGTTGATGACTCATCACCGGAAAACTGTCCAAGGACTATTATGGTGCCCGGAGCCCTATCTGGAGGATTATAATGGTGCaattgggatctcagggatCACATTGGGTAACGACCCGAATCTCAGGGACTATTATGGGGATTTACTCCTCGCTTTTGGGACAAATGTGAATGTCGCGGAATAACCTCGACATCAAAGTCGGGATTATTAATTAAGAAAGTTTAGGGgtcaattttattaaaatttgattagtatttaactagtaaaaaaaattaagtaattttatataattagatataatttcacattaataaaatattaataataattaattaattattacaaattacaaaATTGGTTGGATCCCTAACAATCctcttattaatttattattgacTACTACTGAAATTATAATTCTAATTCCATTTACATTGTTTTGCTTCAGCTGGAGGAATTCATGGAAGCAGAGTGTGGTAATAATGAAGGAAATAAAATACTCTATGCAACCGTTTATCTGGATGAAGTAAAAATGGAAAGCAAGCCTATAACAATAAAGGACCTCCAGAACACTAATACATGGGAAATGAAGTTTAAATTTCATTGTGCCCAAAAGGCATCACATGTCATATTCAGCATCCACTTTGGCAAGGCGCTTAACGGTCGGCGAAATTCAATTTTGGAAGCAAAAGTGCCAGTTGGGGATATCGTCGACAATGATGGAGATGGTCGATATGGATATCCAGTCGATTTGATTGATCCACGTATGAACAATGATGACGTGGAAGATGGCGAAGATGATGCGGAAGATGGcgaagatgaagaagatgacGAAGATACAAATTTAGATTCAGATCTACTGGGGCGCATCCACGTGAACCTGAAATTCACTGAAGCTAAACTGCAAGTAGGCATCGGAAGTCCCGATTTTGAAGGAGTTCCTGGGACTTGCTTTGCACTGAGAAAAGGATGCAAGGTTACTCTTTACCAAGATGCTCATATCCCAGCTGATTATGTCAATGAAATGACCCAGGCCGGACTCGTGAATTATGAGCCGAAGCGATGCTGGGAGGACATATTTGATGCAATCAAGAAAGCAGAGAAGTTCGTATACATTGCTGGCTGGTCTCTTTACACTGaaataaccctcttaagggatcCAATAAGGAGGGCGGTGGAAGAGAGAAAAACTAAACTTGGAGAGCTGCTCAAGAGAAAGGCTGAGGATGGTGTCAAGGTCGTCCTGCTTCTTTGGGATAATCAAGCAAGAAACTGGCCGATTCCGTCAGCAATACTTGAATACTTTGGATCCGTCAACACTCACCATAATGAAACGCGAGATTATTTTCAATACACTCGTGTGTCTTGCGTTTTAAGTACTAGGAGCACTGCGTACAGTCATCACCAGAAATTTGTGGTGGTGGACAAGGAGTTGGAGTTGCCTAGTGGTGAGTCAAAGAAGGGGAGGAGAATAGTGAGTTTTCTTGGGGGGTTTGATCTCTGTGATGGTAGATATGATACACCAAGGCATCCACTCTTTTGGACCCTGAATGTGGGTGGAGAACACAATAAAGACTTTCATCAACCCAGCATTAAAGGCGCTAAGATTGAAAAAGGTGGTCCTAGGGAGCCGTGGCATGATGTGCACTGTCAGCTTGAAGGGCCTGTTGCATTGGATGTTTATGAGACTTTTGTGAAAAGATGTGAGAAGGAAGGTAAACAACATTTACTTGTTCCAGAGGCTGACATTAAAGGACTCATCCATGAGGCGTCTTCAGAGGAAAACCATGAGTCCTGGAATGTTCAGTTATTTAGATCTATTGATGACAGAGCTGTTTCTGGGTTATTAGAAACTGCTTACAGAGATGGAGATTTCAAAATAGATCGTAGCATCCAACATGCCTATATTGAAGCTATTCGGCGTGCAAAGAATTTCATCTACATTGAGAATCAATACTTCATAGGAAGCAGCTTTGACTGGCCTGCCCATAAGTTAAACCCTAAGACACTTGGTTGTTTGAATCTAATCCCAAAGGAGCTTTCTCTTAAAATTGTTAGCAAGATTGAAGCTGGGGAAAGTTTCACCGTTTATGTTGTGATTCCAATGTGGCCAGAGGGTCTCCCTCCTAGCCCTCTAGTTCAGCTGATGTTGGATTTCCAGAGGAGGACCATAGAAATGATGTACAAGGACATTATTGCTGCACTCAGGAGAAAGAGGCCTGGAGTAGATCATAAAGAAATCGTAAACGAGGCTCGAAATTATTTGGCAATAGGGAAAAAGAAACACATGAGCATaaagcaaaaccaaaatcaGGTTCTCATTACATGAAGGCCCAAAGAGCTGGTCGATTTATGATTTATGTGCATTCCAAGATGATGATAGGTAAGTTTGGAACTAACTTggaatattttgtttatataatctaatctttttttaaatgatatccATTGACCAACTTTTTATCTGCCCTCACGTTAAGTTCAAAGTTGTAATATATGTTTGAAATTGAAGTGAGATTTTGATATGCCCTGTTACGACCAAGTGATAAGtattattcttttgtttttgggcAGTGGATGATGAATACATAATCATTGGATCTGCTAATATCAACGAGAGATCAATGAATGGTGGCAGAGACACTGAAATTGCTATGGGAGCTTATCAACCCTCCTATTTGGCAACCAATAAAGATGGTGCAAGGGGCCAGATCCATCGCTTTCGCTTGTCCTTGTGGTACGAGCATCTTGGCATATATGAAAAAGACACTTTCGTCAACCCTAAACTTGAACGTTGTATTAGGAGGGTCCATGAGCTTGCTCAAAACAATTGGAACAACTATAGAGGACAACCATTTAGAGCTTGTGGCCACCTCCTGCGCTATCCCATTGACATTTCTCCTGATGGAAGTATCACACATGATCCTGAAATATTCCCCGACACCCATGCAAGAATTCGAGGTAGTCAAGACTTAGATCGTTGGGTGGTTCGCAAGATAAAGTGGCTGCGGGACATACTGGAGAAGGCCTAGAATGACCCAAGAATTGCTTAGCGAAATTCCGCTTTGTACCTGCTGTCTCCCAAGAATGTGGGGTGGGTTTCGACTTAGATATCGTTGGTTTGTTCACTCGGCTTGGTTTGTTTCTTGTTTTCGTCATGGTTATTGGTGTCCGGTTCAGCCAGCTTTAGTGCCTTCCTAAATCTTAAGTTTCCTAATAACTTTTGTAAGGGTGTTAACAGTTGTTTACCTTACAAAAACATTTCCGTTTTTTGTATGTGTGCTTACTCTATTGTCATCATCATTACCATGTAATTTAAGCAACTACGATGTTTGTGTgtggaaattaaattaaagcaGGGTTTTTAGTGAGATCAATGAAGCGTTCAATGAATTTGACTCATGGTTAGTGTTTATGACCCGTGAAGCACGAGATAAACTCCGCATATAATTTTACATCgcacaaattaattttaaacaaaaaatttgacaaatcaaattTGTCTTTAATATTTTACAATATATCTATGAAATTAGTCcgtagtatttttaattttattttttttaaatgatttcaTAGAGAGACTGAATTAGTTGAAATTTTGAAAGATAAAAGTCATgttctaataataatattctgatcaatttattttattttttgtgaataattaattttcctTATATTTGGGGAGAGAAGACTGAttattgtttctttttgttAAGAACTAATTAtttgatagaaaaaaaattataagaaataTTTGAAAATCTATTAACACCTGTTAGCCGAAATAATTACTTTCGAAAGTTAAGCCAATTCAAAACGTTGGTAAAGTGTCAAAATGGAAGCAGAGATTAAAAGAGATACACGTGCAAGCATTAAGTGGAAATTGTTTGGCACGGATTCGATAGAAATTGAGTTAAGGATTTGTTAGTAACGTTTTTGGGCAAAAGAGCGAGAAAGGTTACCCAAAATTTCACACACAAGGCGGTATTATGTCATTAATGGTCGGTTATGGAAATGGATTATAAATATTAGAAAGTCTTAGAAAATCGGGGTTGGAACTTTTCTCCAGAAATACACTCAAACACACTCATATCTCAGCAAATTCTTGAGTCAGCATTCGAGTTCGATTTCTGTAGGTTCCTTCcatatctttatttattttttcaatttacaattttagcaaactttatttttcttattgaaTTTACCTTTCAAGTAATGTTTAATTTCTTTGCCCAATTTAAGTTCCAGTATCTTTAATCTTCATGTCATAAGTCCTTTGATTCAATTGAAGgcatttttatgctttatttaaaTTCATTGCAAACCTTTTTATTTTCGATTTCAGCCagtttatttttcgaaaatcttatTTTACACCTTTTGAACCTTTTACTTTTCGAAATGCTCATCTAATTCAAGGATCTTTGATGCACTTATAAAAGAAACTGATACCTGCAAAAAAGAGTAGGTTTCGCTACCAAACCATTAGAATCGAACCACCATTGATTTGTTAAAAATCGACAAAATAACAACATTTCATTTAAGTTATAAAGTAATATCAATTAAATAAGCTAATTGATTCCCATAAAATATACCCcttttttgttttggtttttaTATGAGAAAAcgagatttttttttcattattccaAAATGTTATGCgacacaaaaatcatcaaataaGTTACTATATGTATTGTTTAACTCTTTTtcaatgtgtattttatatttcaatatatattttatacgaggaagaggaggagaacGAGGTGGAAGAAGAGACAGAGACCGAGGAGCAGGAGGAgtaagaagaggagaagaataAAGATAATGATTACATGAAGGCGCAAAAAGCTAGGCGATTCATGATTTATGTGCATTCAAAGATGATGATAGGTATGTCAAACATTAAgcaattttacaaattaaactGTCAAATGATTGTGAAATACAAAATTTCATGTTGGGATGGCTGATTTTtaagctgtttgatgtatgtcTGAAGTCTAAACAGATCCTGGTTTTGCTAAAATGCTTCTGCACTACAAAACATGACAGTTTCAAGCACAATATCTCAAGCTTTGATTTGAAATTTTGCAATTTTTACAAAACTGTATCATTATTATTCAGGGAAAGGTTGTTACCTTCATTGGATTTTCTTCTTATAGAGTTTTATGAGATAGCGTTTATATAAACTACTCTAGGTGGTTTGTTACTGTCGTTAAATATTTATACAAGTTTATTCAGTGATGATAACTTATTGTTTTGGACAGTGCATGATAAATACATAATCATTGGATCTGCTGATATGAACGAGAGGTCAATAAATGGTGGTAGAGACACCGAAATTGCTAATGGAGCTTATCAAGAATTCAAGATATAAGCGGGGTTATGAACTTATGATAGTCTTTTCATTCGGTATTCTCTTTGCTGTTTTTGTTTTCGTCTCTGGATTTTCACAAcaatcaaagtatttaaactGCAGCAAAGTTATTCGTGTTTGTTTCTCTTTCTTTTAAGTTTTGTCTTACTAACATTTTGTACGAGTTTTTCTATCTTTAGCTTAATAACGTTTAATCTAAAATACATAATATATTTGCCTTTTtcgttatttaattttaaaaaacatttattttatcattaactATGTTATTTCAAGCACTACAAACTACATTTTCATAtgctaaaagaaagaaagaaatggttgatttcaaagaaaaaatgttgACTAACAAGAACAATTGACTCTTAATGATTTTAACCGCAGGACAAAATTGAATTAGTTTTGAAACATTTTAAATTTCAGGTGATAAaatcctaaaataaaaaatatgaataacaTAACATTCAGATTTTATCCAAATATGATTATTTTTAGGTCAAAAACTCCTTTTTCTCATGTTTGCCGAACATTTTGTCCATAAAATGTATCTATAGCATTAATACCTGACAAAAGCGCTTTGTTGTTCTCAACTGTAATACCAGacataaattaaactaaatcgTAGCAACTTAAACTGACATAATGACCAACTGCATCTCCACTTCAGCAAAACCCTCTTTGAAATCATGTAATCAAATTACAGAACACAGCCTTTTATACTAATGTAGAAGACCATTCATTGTTTCTGAAAGAAACCCCCAATTGTTTCACCCATACAAAACATATACATGTATAATATTATTCCACCAATCTTTCACACTTGCGTTGACATCCGTCCGAAATATCCACACAGCTAAACTGCCACAAGACAGACTACAAAATTGCATCCTtactactctaacatccttacTATACACAGTAGAGAATCACCGAGCCAGTGacgaagaaaaaagaaaagcaaacaACCAACCTAGAGAAGTTTGTTCTGAGCAACAGCCTGGCATAGTTCGTCCTCATAGAAGAGAACTCTATTAGAAGCCAAGGACTTGCATAGGGGCTTTGCTATAACTGAAGGCACCAAACAACGAGAAGGGAAAGCTGGTTCCTTTCCCTTCTCCCGGAAAAGAACAGCAGCAACCTGTCGCATCTCAGAAAGTCTAAGGCGAGATAGTGGTCGGGGCCCATGTCTTGGTGCTTTAGGTGTATGTGGGCTTGCAATCCTCACTCCCTTCCCATCAACCTTGCTGAAAATATCATGGAACTATGAACAAGACGGGCATAAAATATTTCAAGAAAATAGCATGTTGTTAAAAGTACATACCACAGAAAAGGCCAATGCTCAATAGGACGGGGAGTCATGGTACTTAACATCTCTTGCCGAGAGCGATCTGGTGTAGTATAATTGAAGTAAAACTGTCTTGCAATCACAACCTAATAACATTCAGAAGTTTCCCATTAAACAAAAAACTGAACCATGCAGGCTAGTCATAAGCAAACAGTAAAGTTATATACACAGCAGAGACAAAACTCACCGCTTTTCTAATTCTCCGAGAAACATGGAAGACAGCCCTCAGCTGGTCATGATGCAGGTTGCATAGTATTTTAACCTCAAATTTATAAAAGAGGGTCAACACCACAGATGAAATAGAAAGCTCAACAAAACAAGAGACCCAGACTTATGTATTTTAGAATGTGCATGCATGTGCATTTAGCTGTGCAGTTTTCTAAATCTTTACTAAATTCAACAAAGCCAATTAACTCCTGATAACATTTCACAAGCAGTTAACACCTCCAGACAAATACACACacgcaaaaataaaaaataaaagagaattataAACAAAGCATCAAGTTACATTAAATAGAAAATCCCAGCATCATCTATAGTCTTCAGCATCAatacaaatcacaaaatcagCCAAAAAGAAGCAATCCACATCATCAATATCAAACGAGCTAGATATTAGTGTCTCATTACTTACAAATATAGACAAATCAGAAACTGAAACCCAACAGATACAAATACATATAAGACATTAGTGGTAGAAgtaataaaactaaaaactacGCTAAATATTTGATGGAATAtaacaaattttgatatttttacaTTATGCTATACTCCTAAATCTCCAAAACCAACTAGACTCAATataaataagaaataaacaTTAAGCCAAAAAGAAAAACGTGAGTAGAATTATACCAACAAATCCATGGGAAGACCCTCAAGGCGAGACTCTGATAAGCAATCCTCAATGCGAGGAGTCTTTGGTGTTCCCAGGAAACCACTCTGCTTAACCGAATTCACAGGGGACAGCATCTGGGGACTTTTATCAAACACCTTGCCCTCATTCCCCACATCACCTCCAATCTGCGCCTTCCTTGAACTCAACACCGCCACCCTCTTCTTCCCAAGATCAGTGCAGCCATTTGCAGCACTGGAGGCTGACGACGACGACACCAACGTTGAAGAGGACTTATTGATCCGAAGCTGAGCTAGAGTTCCTGGCTTCAGGTACTTGTTCCCCGAGCTCCTCAACTGCCTCTTCCCTTTATTAGCCTTCCAATTCCTCTCCTTCGGAGATGCCTTTCCCATAACTTCTTATTCTCCTGATATCTAAACCCCAAATCTACAATCTTGAATCCAACTACCTCGAATCAACCGTCGATTGATTCAATTCAACCtgcaaaaaaagtcaacaaaGGAACAAACTTCAAGTTAGGTTATTAACCAGCTGAATCGAAacaagtgaaaaaaaaaacgagaaaTTCGAAACCGGAATCAGAGATAATGAAAATGATAGAAACTTACATGAATATAAATAAGAGTACGAAGGATCGCACagccaaaaagggaaaaaattaTGCTTCCCGGAAATGAATTGAGAAATGTAGATTGAAAACCTAATTGAGGAACAGCAGCAGAAGCTATCGAAGCTAATCAAACGAAGCAGAATAGTTAGGAAGCTAAGGCTTTCGGAGTAGGCGGAATCGGAATTGGGAATTGACGGAGCAGAGAGAAAAggttagagagagaaagagagagagagggaacgAAGTGAATTGGGGCCGCTAGggttttagttttgaatttgcTTAATGTGCCCGCCAAATTTTCGTTGAACAGTTCCACGTTATGGAAAATggaaaattattctaaaaatgATTAATTTATGTAATATTTAAAGAGAagaattcaattttatttaaatagaaaaataaatgtttagattattttttatttatttattttttcctaAACATGTTTTGTTTCTAATAGAATGTGAATATGATATTCAATTAGAAGAGAAAAACATGTTtacagaaaaataataatttaaaaatatgtttatCTATTTACAAAAAGAATTTGGTGTGTTTTCTGAatattgtataatttaattctTCTTAATACTTTCGGTACaaaaatttctcttttataGTTAACTTCTCCTAAAATTTTATAGAATAATTTTCCCTCCACTTTATAATTAATGATtaataataagataaattaaGTAATTTCTAGTGATTTTAGATTCGAGTTATAAAATCTTAGTTAGTTGAGTTAGGTAAGTTGGATACCTAATAATACTATAATAGTATAAGAATGATGCTgttttaatcaaaataaaaaaaaagtattagtTAAAAAgctagaagaaaaaaatacttaGATCATTCTAGACAATAATTTTCATTCCTTAAAGTAGTACGCAtacttaaatttaaaaaatattaagacaataattttatgtttggatataaaatataaaaattgtttttctaataataatttttaaattttcttttttaaaaaccaatatATTGTTAACTTAAATTAAAACAACTTTTTGcctatttaaattaaaatattaaaaaaatatatctaaacaCCCTTGTAGTTATATAGAATGATTTTCattaataaaaagaatattattcTCCTTAGAAAAACAATTCCAAACTGCCACTAAAATATTTTGGACGATATATTTGGGATTTTGAGGgggaaaaaatgagaaagaaaaagagaagttAATTGAATGATTTTACCATTGATGATGTGAATGCTGAGTGCATGAAATTATGGAATCACCATTAACCAGCTTTATGGTTTCAGAAGCCACACGTGAGTCGCGCGCATTGGAAAATATAACttagaaaaatcataaattcaTAATCCACTTAGATACCAGTAATAATTATTGAACACTGCTCAATGCACTCACGTTTACGCAATATTTCTgtcattttttgttattaacaATTCGTcacaatttatttaatttaatagttatttttatctatatttgaatttaaaattgcGTGTTTGATTTACATTTCTCTCTTCTTACTATATCCATTATatatatcaaattttgaaactaaaaattgacaaatagcattttttattgtacctaaattaaaaatatttctcgtttttttacttcaatttcaatattctgaaaaatatttttcacttCTTTACTCCAATTACAATTCCCAATTGCAAATTGAGATTAGGTgcttaacaaaaaattttttccaattttaaCCCTCTTTCATCTTTAAAGTTTCTATGCGTTGTTCCGCTTAAACTTTCGTTTTCAACAACTTTCGCAACTTTCAGAGAATGCTGCCTCAAGAGTCACTTCATTGGGTCTTTTTTTTCGATTTCCATCGCAACGACGCCCTCTACCACCAACTGAGTCGCTCAATCATCTGCTCTATATCACTGTTGACGATTCAATTCACCACGTTACCACTGTATCAGCTACTTCAGTTTCATGTGAGCAACTGTGtaatcctttttactcttaccTGGATCCTAATATGATTGGAGAGTGGGTTTGTTCATAACTCTATATCCATTATATATATCTAATTTTGAAGTCAAAAATTGACAAATGGCATTTTCTCATTGtacttaaattaaaaatatttttcgcCTTTTTATTCCAACTGCAAATATCCTGGGAAATGTTTCTCACTTCTTTACTCCAATTACAATCCCTAATTGCAAATTGAGATTAAGTGCTTAACAAAAATCTTCTTCCAATTTTAACCCTCTTTCACCTTTGAAGTTCCTATGCGCTGTTCCGCCTGAACCTTCGTTTCCAACAGCTTCCGCAACCTTCAGAGAATACTGCCTCAAGTGTCACTTCACTATGTCTTCTTTTTCGATTTCCATCGCAACGACGCCCTCTACCACCAACTGAGTCGCTCAATCATCTGCTCTCTATCACTGTTGACGATTCAATTCACCACGTTACCACTGTATCAGCTACTTCAATTTCATGTGAGCAACTGTGTAATCCTTTTTACTCATACCTTGATCCTAATATGATTGGAGAGTGGGTTTGTTCATAACTCTATATCCATTATATATATCTAATTTTGAAGCCAGAAATTGACTAATGGCATCTCCTCATTGTacctaaattaaaaatatttccTTCCTTTTTACTCCAACTGCAAATATTCTGGAAAATATTTTCCACTTCTTTACTCCAATTACAATCCTCAATTGCAAATTGAGATTAAGTGCTTAACAAAAATCTTCTTCCAATTTCAACCCTCTTTCACCTTTGAAGTTTCTATGCGCTGTTCCGCCTAAACCTTCATTTCCAACAGCTTCCGCAACCTTCAGAGAATGCTGCCTCAAGAGTCACTTCATTGggtcttctttttttatttccaTCGCAACGACGCCCTCTACCACCAACTGAGTCATTCAATCATCTGCTCTCTCTCACGGTTGACGATTCAACTCACCACGTTATCACTGTATCAGCTACTTCAGTTTCATGTGAGCAATTGTGTAatcctttttacccttaccTTGATCCTAATATGATTGGAGAGTGGGTTTGTTCATAACtctatatctattatatatatctaATTTTGATGTCAAAAATTGACAAATGGCATCTCCTCATTGTAcctaaattaaatatatttccCTCTTTTTTACTCCAACTGCAAATATCCGGGAAAATATTTCCCAATTCTTTACTCCAATTACAATCCCCAATTGCAAATTGAGATTAAGTGCTTAAAAAAATCTTCTTCCAATTTTAACCCTCTTTCACGTTTGAAGTTCCTATGCGCTATTCCGCCTGAACCTTCGTTTCCAACAGCTTTCGCAACCATCAGAGAATGCTGCCTCAAGTGTCACTTCACTAGGTCTTCTTTTTCGATTTTCTTCGCAACGACGCCTCTACCACCAACTGAGTCGCTTAATCATCTGCTCTCTATCACTGTTGAAGATTCAATTCACCACGATACCACTGTATCAGCTACTTCAGTTTCATGTGAGCAACTGTGtaatcctttttactcttaccTTGATCCTAATATGATTGGAGAGTGAGTTTGTTCATAACTCTATATCCATTATATATATCTAATTTTGAAGCCAAAAATTGACAAATGGCATCTACTCATTGtacttaaattaaaaatattttccacCTTTTTACTCCAACTGCAAATATCCTGGGAAATGTTTCTCACTTCTTTACTCCAATTACAATCCCCAATTGCAAATTGAGATTAAGTGCTTAACAAAAATCTTCTTCCAATTTTAACCCTCTTTCACCTTTGAAGTTCCTATGCGTTGTTCCGCGTGAACCTTCGTTTTCAACAGTTTCCGCAACCTTCAGAGAATGCTGCCTCAAGAGCAACTTCACTGGGTCTTCTTTTTCGATTTCCATCGTAACGATGCCCTCTACCACCAATTGAGTCGCTCAATCATCTGCTCTCTATCACTGTTGACGATTCAATTCACCACGTTACCACTGTATCAGCTACTTCAGTTTAATGTGAGAAACTGTGtaatcctttttactcttaccTTGATCCTAATATGTTTGGAGAGTGGGTTTGTTCATAACTCTATATCCATTATATATATCT
Above is a genomic segment from Arachis stenosperma cultivar V10309 chromosome 1, arast.V10309.gnm1.PFL2, whole genome shotgun sequence containing:
- the LOC130937724 gene encoding F-box protein At4g35930, whose product is MGKASPKERNWKANKGKRQLRSSGNKYLKPGTLAQLRINKSSSTLVSSSSASSAANGCTDLGKKRVAVLSSRKAQIGGDVGNEGKVFDKSPQMLSPVNSVKQSGFLGTPKTPRIEDCLSESRLEGLPMDLLVKILCNLHHDQLRAVFHVSRRIRKAVVIARQFYFNYTTPDRSRQEMLSTMTPRPIEHWPFLCKVDGKGVRIASPHTPKAPRHGPRPLSRLRLSEMRQVAAVLFREKGKEPAFPSRCLVPSVIAKPLCKSLASNRVLFYEDELCQAVAQNKLL
- the LOC130975362 gene encoding uncharacterized protein LOC130975362 — encoded protein: MGGGSTRVGSSISSPCSGLRTRTQSRSRRSGVPEWCGCGCRPVLRWSGTDSNPNKPFFGCPNYNTSGKRWCGLFVWADTAQDEAVEKPESYGDNHEVKMNFDWRLGRLEEDVRNQKLVNQLLVLVVPVLIVLIVILYCKA